In Endozoicomonas sp. GU-1, one DNA window encodes the following:
- a CDS encoding efflux RND transporter periplasmic adaptor subunit, translating to MTSTKRQISTIISALLLSSCAQVIFAQNSTTDFGQLSCLLEPGKSSDLSSEVPGIIRDLKVQRGDTVKKGQVLMVLNSDIEQATLKTARARLDFAERKLQRNEALYKDKLISDHEQDELLTEKRLARLQAEEALVRLRQREVRSPFSGVITDVVKEPGEYIDDSHFLQVVSLDPLHAQVIFQADLYGHIKKDTPITLFTKGSEQGFTARIKTLDPIIDAASDTFGITVEVNNEQQQLVAGSRCRIEISAIPSGIQ from the coding sequence ATGACCAGCACTAAACGTCAAATCTCCACCATTATTTCTGCACTGCTTTTATCCTCCTGCGCTCAGGTCATATTCGCACAGAACAGCACAACCGATTTCGGTCAGCTTAGCTGCCTTCTGGAGCCCGGTAAAAGTTCAGATTTGAGCAGCGAAGTGCCCGGTATCATTCGTGACCTGAAGGTGCAACGGGGCGACACCGTCAAAAAAGGTCAGGTGCTTATGGTTTTGAATTCAGATATCGAACAGGCAACCCTGAAAACGGCGAGAGCTCGACTGGATTTTGCTGAGCGTAAACTGCAACGTAATGAAGCTCTTTACAAAGATAAGCTGATCTCTGACCACGAGCAGGATGAACTGTTGACCGAAAAAAGGCTTGCCAGACTGCAGGCCGAGGAAGCACTTGTCCGACTGCGCCAGCGGGAAGTTCGCAGCCCTTTTTCCGGCGTCATTACCGATGTTGTTAAAGAGCCGGGGGAATATATCGACGACTCTCATTTTCTACAGGTGGTAAGTCTCGACCCACTGCATGCCCAGGTCATTTTTCAGGCAGATCTTTACGGACACATCAAAAAAGATACCCCCATAACGTTGTTTACCAAAGGTTCTGAGCAAGGATTCACAGCTCGGATAAAAACTCTTGACCCTATTATTGATGCGGCCAGTGATACCTTTGGTATCACCGTTGAGGTCAACAATGAACAACAGCAACTCGTTGCAGGTTCACGGTGTCGTATAGAAATTTCAGCAATACCGAGTGGCATTCAATGA